In Bacteroidales bacterium, the following are encoded in one genomic region:
- the lipA gene encoding lipoyl synthase — translation MSNIENKEKKPHWLKSRLPSAHIYSKIKSSLNDGCLNTICESGKCPNIGECWAAGTATFMILGNSCTRNCKFCAVDHSKPEPVSHDEAQKLAETVKKFNLKHCVITSVTRDDLPDKGANHWADCIKKTRLLNPNTTIEVLTPDFNANPELIKIVADANPNIFSHNIETVERLTPFIRSVAQYRRSLEVLSIAHSMGLNIKSGIMIGLGENITEIHDTISDIRKTGASIITIGQYMRPHYDNVAVSKYYTPDEFLEIKKYALSLGFRHVESGPLVRSSYHSIEAISNII, via the coding sequence ATGTCAAATATTGAAAATAAAGAAAAAAAACCGCATTGGCTTAAGAGTCGCTTACCTTCTGCACACATATATTCTAAAATAAAATCATCACTTAATGATGGTTGTTTAAATACTATTTGTGAGAGTGGTAAATGCCCGAATATAGGTGAATGCTGGGCTGCCGGCACTGCTACTTTTATGATTCTTGGCAATTCGTGTACTAGAAATTGTAAATTTTGTGCTGTTGACCATTCTAAGCCAGAACCAGTTAGTCATGACGAAGCTCAAAAGTTAGCTGAAACTGTTAAGAAATTTAATTTAAAACATTGTGTTATTACTTCTGTAACTCGTGATGACCTACCAGATAAAGGTGCTAACCATTGGGCAGATTGTATTAAAAAAACAAGATTGTTAAATCCAAATACAACAATTGAAGTTCTTACTCCAGATTTTAATGCTAATCCTGAGTTGATTAAAATAGTTGCAGATGCCAATCCTAATATTTTTAGCCATAATATAGAAACTGTTGAACGGCTAACACCTTTTATAAGGTCTGTTGCTCAATATAGAAGAAGTTTAGAAGTGCTTTCCATTGCTCATAGCATGGGGCTGAATATTAAAAGTGGAATAATGATTGGGCTTGGTGAAAATATTACTGAAATTCATGATACAATTTCAGATATACGCAAAACAGGGGCAAGCATAATTACAATAGGGCAATATATGAGACCTCATTATGATAATGTAGCTGTTAGTAAATATTATACTCCAGATGAATTTTTAGAAATAAAAAAATATGCATTAAGTCTTGGCTTTAGGCATGTAGAGAGCGGTCCTCTAGTTAGATCTTCCTATCATTCAATAGAGGCTATAAGTAATATAATATAA
- the ung gene encoding uracil-DNA glycosylase — protein MTFINPKIENSWKEVLIDEFQQPYFKDLKQFLTEEKKHYAVFPPGNSIFRAFDLTPFNKVKAVILGQDPYHGKGQAHGLCFSVNKGIPFPPSLINIFKELNADCGIKKPENGDLTSWATQGVLLLNTVLTVRESSPESHKNKGWEFFTDSVIKHISNERNNIVFILWGNNAKAKQSIIDSSKHLILTAAHPSPLSATRGFFGCKHFSKTNSYLIEKNIEPINWEL, from the coding sequence ATGACTTTTATTAATCCAAAAATAGAAAATAGCTGGAAAGAAGTGCTTATAGATGAATTTCAGCAGCCTTATTTCAAAGATTTAAAACAATTTTTGACAGAAGAAAAAAAACATTACGCTGTATTTCCACCTGGCAATTCGATTTTTAGAGCTTTTGATTTAACTCCTTTTAATAAGGTAAAAGCAGTTATCTTAGGGCAAGACCCATATCATGGCAAGGGACAAGCTCACGGACTATGCTTTTCCGTTAATAAAGGTATTCCTTTTCCACCATCGTTAATAAATATTTTCAAAGAATTAAATGCTGATTGTGGCATAAAAAAACCAGAAAATGGAGATTTAACTTCATGGGCGACACAAGGAGTTTTATTATTAAACACTGTTTTAACAGTAAGAGAATCTTCGCCAGAGTCGCATAAAAACAAAGGCTGGGAATTTTTCACAGATAGCGTTATTAAACATATTTCAAATGAAAGGAACAACATCGTTTTTATACTTTGGGGAAATAATGCAAAAGCTAAACAAAGCATTATAGACTCTTCAAAGCATTTAATTCTTACAGCCGCGCACCCATCGCCATTATCGGCTACAAGAGGTTTTTTTGGCTGCAAACACTTTTCAAAAACAAACTCATATCTAATAGAAAAAAATATTGAACCAATTAATTGGGAATTGTGA